TCTCGGATGTTTCAGTCACGGATGGGGTGCAAACGGGGCGAGCAATCTCGTTCTTCACCTTCGCCCGGGGAGAGATCAGTCGCATCGTTGAGTTCTGGCCTGAGCCGTTCGCTGCCCCGGCCAACCGGGCCCACTTGGTCGAGGTCATGCCATGAACAGTGGCATCCTGGCGGTTAACCCCTCCATCGAGCGGACATGCCCCGGCAAACCGGGTCATGCCGCTCGTGTAGACCGTTAGCCACCATGGAACACGCAGCGTCTGCAACCATCGTCGAATTCGAGCCGCGGCATATTGACCCTGCCCGAGCGTTGTGGCTGGAGTCAGAAGGCGTCGGTCTTAGCAGCGCCGACGAGCCGAGCGCTCTGGCGAAGTTCCTGAGTCGCAATCCGGGACTGAGTTTCGTGGTGCAGCGTGAGGGTCAAGTTCTCGGTACTGTGCTTTGTGGACATGATGGTCGCCGAGGTCTCGTTCATCACTTGGTTGTCTCAAGCAGTTATCAGCGGCAGGGGCTTGGTCGGCGGTTGTTGAAGCAGGGGCTGTGGGCGCTTCAAGCCCAGGGTATCGAGAAGGTCCACCTGCTCGTATT
Above is a window of Candidatus Binatia bacterium DNA encoding:
- a CDS encoding GNAT family N-acetyltransferase — its product is MEHAASATIVEFEPRHIDPARALWLESEGVGLSSADEPSALAKFLSRNPGLSFVVQREGQVLGTVLCGHDGRRGLVHHLVVSSSYQRQGLGRRLLKQGLWALQAQGIEKVHLLV